AACTTAGTTGGAAATTTTGGTCTTCATTGATCTCGTAGGTTAGGTGAAGTGAAGGGAAATAATTGACATAATTTTTCTCATTTCTATCAACAAGATTTTCTGATTGCAATTTGGTCTCAATATCAGTGGCTTCAACTCGTAAGCCTAGCTGATAGGAAAATTGATTCCATTTATTACCATAAATGATGTATCCAGCATAAATGTTTTCTTGATACTCAAAGTCATTGGAAAATCTTTCGTCTCGTTCCCAAACAGTTCCGTTCAAGGAGTCGAGTTGATAGTTGTTTCGAATATTTCGGATTGAGGTACGCGTACCGATTTCGAATTTGCTGTTTTCTGATAGGGGATGTATGTAATCGAGTTGAAATAGCTGGGTGTTTTCACCTTCATCGTTTCTTACCTTCTGATTGAGATCTTCTTTTTTTGGATTAGTGGTTGTTTCAATGATGTCAGACTGTTCAAGTTCACTATTGTCTCTGTATTGAAAGTAGGCCGTTAACTTGTGTTCTTCTTGGGAGAAGGTTTTCTCATAGTTGAGTGAAATCTCTGTGAGACTTTCGTCTTCCGTCTCTTTATCTTTCCGATTGGTGACGTAATTTAACGAATCGTTAATGTCATAGTCTTCATAGACTATTGCAGTGTTGTTGGTTTCATCCCCGATATTGTAAATCCCTGTTAGTGTCAACTTGTTATTATCATTGATGAAATAGTCAGCACCTATACGGTAGTTTTGAGAAATCCCACCTCGGTCGTGTCGTCTGTCTCTATCGGTAGAGTATGTAGAGTCAATTTGAGAGGTTATCGAGTCCAATTCAAAGTATTTAGAAAAGGATTCTCCATAGCCGTTATAGCGGCGGTAGCTCAGACCTGCCCCGGCGAAGAAGTTGAATTTACCTGATCGGTAGTTGATACTGGCGTTGGGCCTAATGAGGTTTGGATATCCTAGGTCTAGTCCAAACGTACCATTCAAGCCCCTCTTAGCATCTTTTTTCAGTACGATATTAATGATACCACCCGTACCCTCTGCATCGTATTGTGCAGATGGGTTAGTGATAACTTCAACCCTTTCGATCATGTTGCCCTGAAGCATACGAAGGGCATCTTGATTGCTCATGCCCGCCATGCCAGATGGTTTCCCGTCTATCAGGATATTTACATTATCATTGCCTCGTAGAGAAACATTGCCCTCTACATCAACTTGAACTGAAGGGAGGTTGTCCAGAATGTCTGAAGCATTTTTACCGACGTTGCTTACATTCTCTCCGACATTGAATGTCTTTTTGTCTAGGGAGAATTCAACCTGTTCTTTTCTTCCTTCGACAACCACTTCTTTGAGCTGCTTGCTATCCTCAGATAGAGGTATGCTACCCACACGGACATCCGAATTGTTAACTACAACTTCTATTTTCTTACTTTGATATGAAATGAATTTTACTTCCAGATAGTAACTCCCAGGTTTAACTTCAAAATTAAAGGTCCCGCTTTCTTGTGTGATGGTTCCTGATATGAGCTCGTCCGTGGACTTGTTATGAATGGAGACTGTGGCATAACCAAGAGCTTGCTGATTGGAGGCATCTACCACTTTGCCAGACACGGTGAATTTTCTTGCATCCTCAGCCTTGGCTAAAAAAGTTAATGATGAAAGTACCAATAAAATTCCTGTGATAATAAATCTCATATTTCAGTTTTTGCTTTTTAGTTTTTGACCTTACAAAGGTTGAAAGCAATTCTATTGAGAATTTGAAGTTTAAAGGGAAATAGAGATTTGGTGCAGGGAGTTTTTGTCGTCGAAACGATAGTTGATGGTATAATCCGATACTTCACATATTTTTTGAACTATCGAAAGACCAAGTCCGATGGAGTCATTAGTCGTACTTTCTTTTCTGAAGCGTTGGAGCAGCTCTTCTGTTTTACCTTTAGGTGCCAATCCCGGATTGGTTATTTTCAGTTGATTATGGGATAGTTGGATGCTTATCGAACCACCTTCTTTCAGGTTGTGTTTGATGGCATTCTGGATGAGGTTGTTCAGCATGATTTCAACTAGCGT
This is a stretch of genomic DNA from Reichenbachiella ulvae. It encodes these proteins:
- a CDS encoding TonB-dependent receptor domain-containing protein, which codes for MRFIITGILLVLSSLTFLAKAEDARKFTVSGKVVDASNQQALGYATVSIHNKSTDELISGTITQESGTFNFEVKPGSYYLEVKFISYQSKKIEVVVNNSDVRVGSIPLSEDSKQLKEVVVEGRKEQVEFSLDKKTFNVGENVSNVGKNASDILDNLPSVQVDVEGNVSLRGNDNVNILIDGKPSGMAGMSNQDALRMLQGNMIERVEVITNPSAQYDAEGTGGIINIVLKKDAKRGLNGTFGLDLGYPNLIRPNASINYRSGKFNFFAGAGLSYRRYNGYGESFSKYFELDSITSQIDSTYSTDRDRRHDRGGISQNYRIGADYFINDNNKLTLTGIYNIGDETNNTAIVYEDYDINDSLNYVTNRKDKETEDESLTEISLNYEKTFSQEEHKLTAYFQYRDNSELEQSDIIETTTNPKKEDLNQKVRNDEGENTQLFQLDYIHPLSENSKFEIGTRTSIRNIRNNYQLDSLNGTVWERDERFSNDFEYQENIYAGYIIYGNKWNQFSYQLGLRVEATDIETKLQSENLVDRNEKNYVNYFPSLHLTYEINEDQNFQLSYSRRLRRPSFRNLNPISSFSDNRNFRIGNPDLDPELTDSYEVGYLQNWQTGSFYGGIYYNHTTDEIDRLSFPSTDPDESGVIYSQLFNLATEDAYGFELNVSQDLTDWWVVNGDFNIYRRITSGEAEDKDFYADARSYSARVNSKIKLPQDIDFQTNLNYRGPQNTTQGKRLAYYTVDIGATRDFFDGNATLTASVQDLFNTRKWRNESADAEFESKSVFQWRSRQFTLSFTYRLNRQKERKEGRGGFDGGDEDM